A genomic window from Triticum urartu cultivar G1812 chromosome 7, Tu2.1, whole genome shotgun sequence includes:
- the LOC125518131 gene encoding dimethylnonatriene synthase-like — MSGSRVSGSSLGPRTVVSSLRNLPPGLKPWPIIGNFDLIGALPHRSIHELSGKYGPLMHLRFGSFPVIVGSSVDMDRFFHKTQDILYADDPTLEVQHRETLVEKYAMSWAYANTGHRAASSVDAGNLVDLAPVELGNVMLFIVSDKIDEAELQCTETLLRLHGACDEEHHYACTKLPRAPRRLQLMLTFDTLMEHILDLDEHILGKQCCHEGEAARDMVDVLMDIADDPTLEVQYDRIGVMAFTQDLIAGGTESSAVTMEWAMSELMRRPAAFDAATEELDRVVGRDRWVTEKDMPNLPYIEAIVKESMRMHPIVPLLIPRMAREGATIDGYDIPKGARVLINVWAIGRDPELWDPPEEFMPERFLGSKMGVIGQDLELLPFGTGRRMCPGYNLGLKAVHLRSMTPTPAESFAFAASFVVSALSTPLLRARIGRKAEAEYPSQPMY, encoded by the exons ATGTCCGGCTCCCGCGTCAGTGGCAGCTCCCTCGGTCCACGGACGGTGGTATCCAGTTTGCGG AACCTCCCGCCAGGTCTGAAACCTTGGCCCATCATCGGCAACTTCGACCTCATCGGCGCGCTGCCGCACCGCTCCATCCACGAGCTCTCCGGAAAGTACGGCCCGCTCATGCACCTCCGCTTCGGCTCCTTCCCCGTCATCGTCGGCTCCTCGGTCGACATGGACAGGTTCTTCCACAAGACCCAGGACATCCTCTACGCAGATGACCCCACCCTCGAGGTCCA GCATCGAGAAACGCTAGTCGAAAAGTATGCAATGAGTTGGGCCTATGCCAACACCGGCCACCGCGCAGCATCGTCCGTCGACGCGGGCAACCTCGTGGACCTCGCCCCCGTGGAGTTGGGG AACGTTATGCTCTTCATCGTATCCGACAAGATCGACGAGGCCGAGCTGCAGTGCACCGAGACATTGCTCCGCCTGCACGGCGCTTGTGACGAAGAACACCACTACGCATGCACGAAGCTTCCCAGGGCACCACGTCGTCTACA ATTAATGCTAACATTTGACACCCTCATGGAGCACATACTCGATCTCGACGAGCACATCCTAGGCAAGCAGTGCTGCCATGAAGGCGAGGCGGCGAGGGACATGGTGGACGTGCTCATGGACATCGCCGATGACCCCACCCTCGAGGTCCAGTACGACCGTATCGGTGTGATGGCCTTCACGCAGGACCTCATCGCGGGTGGCACCGAGAGCTCCGCCGTCACCATGGAATGGGCCATGTCAGAGCTCATGAGGAGGCCCGCAGCCTTCGATGCAGCCACCGAGGAGCTCGACCGCGTCGTTGGTCGTGACCGCTGGGTGACCGAGAAGGACATGCCGAACCTGCCCTACATTGAGGCAATCGTGAAAGAATCCATGCGCATGCACCCCATCGTGCCGCTCCTCATCCCGCGCATGGCCCGAGAGGGCGCCACCATTGATGGCTACGACATCCCCAAGGGTGCGCGTGTGCTCATCAACGTGTGGGCCATCGGCCGGGACCCGGAGTTGTGGGACCCACCGGAGGAGTTCATGCCGGAGAGGTTCCTGGGGAGCAAGATGGGTGTGATTGGGCAGGATCTCGAGCTGCTGCCGTTTGGGACCGGTAGACGGATGTGCCCCGGCTACAACCTCGGGCTGAAGGCGGTGCACTTGAGATCGAT GACGCCGACGCCGGCGGAATCGTTCGCCTTTGCCGCATCATTTGTGGTCTCTGCACTTTCGACTCCTCTGCTCCGGGCACGAATTGGAAGGAAGGCTGAAGCAGAGTACCCCAGCCAGCCAATGTACTAA